The Chionomys nivalis chromosome 20, mChiNiv1.1, whole genome shotgun sequence genome includes a region encoding these proteins:
- the Fgfr1 gene encoding fibroblast growth factor receptor 1 isoform X6, giving the protein MWSWRCLLFWAVLVTAALCTARPAPTLPEQAQPWGAPVEVESLLVHPGDLLQLRCRLRDDVQSINWLRDGVQLAESNRTRITGEEVEVRDSTPADSGLYACVTSSPSGSDTTYFSVNVSDALPSSEDDDDDDDSSSEEKETDNTKPNPVAPYWTSPEKMEKKLHAVPAAKTVKFKCPSSGTPNPTLRWLKNGKEFKPDHRIGGYKVRYATWSIIMDSVVPSDKGNYTCIVENEYGSINHTYQLDVVERSPHRPILQAGLPANKTVALGSNVEFMCKVYSDPQPHIQWLKHIEVNGSKIGPDNLPYVQILKTAGVNTTDKEMEVLHLRNVSFEDAGEYTCLAGNSIGLSHHSAWLTVLEALEERPAVMTSPLYLEIIIYCTGAFLISCMVGSVIIYKMKSGTKKSDFHSQMAVHKLAKSIPLRRQVTVSADSSASMNSGVLLVRPSRLSSSGTPMLAGVSEYELPEDPRWELPRDRLVLGKPLGEGCFGQVVLAEAIGLDKDKPNRVTKVAVKMLKSDATEKDLSDLISEMEMMKMIGKHKNIINLLGACTQDGPLYVIVEYASKGNLREYLQARRPPGLEYCYNPSHNPEEQLSSKDLVSCAYQVARGMEYLASKKCIHRDLAARNVLVTEDNVMKIADFGLARDIHHIDYYKKTTNGRLPVKWMAPEALFDRIYTHQSDVWSFGVLLWEIFTLGGSPYPGVPVEELFKLLKEGHRMDKPTNCTNELYMMMRDCWHAVPSQRPTFKQLVEDLDRIVALTSNQEYLDLSMPLDQYSPSFPDTRSSTCSSGEDSVFSHEPLPEEPCLPRHPTQLANGGLKRR; this is encoded by the exons CTCAGCCCTGGGGAGCCCCAGTGGAAGTGGAGTCTCTCCTGGTCCACCCTGGTGACCTGCTACAGCTTCGCTGCCGGCTGCGAGATGATGTGCAGAGCATCAACTGGCTGCGGGACGGGGTGCAGCTGGCGGAGAGCAACCGTACCCGCATCacgggggaggaggtggaggtgcgGGATTCCACCCCCGCTGACTCTGGCCTCTACGCTTGCGTGACCAGCAGCCCCTCTGGCAGCGACACCACCTACTTCTCCGTCAATGTCTCAG ATGCGCTTCCCTCCTCGGAGGATGACGACGACGACGATGACTCCTCctcagaggagaaagaaacagacaacACCAAACCAAACC CTGTAGCTCCATACTGGACATCTccagaaaagatggaaaagaagcTGCATGCGGTGCCAGCTGCCAAGACGGTGAAGTTCAAATGCCCATCCAGCGGAACTCCCAATCCTACTTTGCGTTGGTTGAAAAACGGCAAAGAGTTCAAACCTGACCACCGGATTGGAGGCTATaag GTCCGTTATGCCACCTGGAGCATCATAATGGACTCTGTGGTGCCCTCTGACAAGGGCAACTACACCTGCATCGTGGAGAACGAGTATGGCAGCATCAACCACACCTACCAGCTTGATGTTGTGG AGCGATCCCCTCACCGGCCCATCCTTCAGGCAGGGTTACCTGCCAACAAGACAGTGGCCCTGGGCAGCAACGTGGAGTTCATGTGTAAGGTGTACAGCGACCCACAGCCTcacatccagtggctgaagcaCATCGAGGTGAACGGAAGTAAGATTGGCCCAGACAACCTGCCCTACGTCCAGATTCTGAAG ACTGCTGGAGTTAATACCACCGACAAGGAAATGGAGGTGCTTCATTTACGAAATGTCTCCTTTGAGGATGCGGGGGAGTATACGTGCTTGGCGGGTAACTCTATCGGACTCTCCCATCACTCTGCATGGTTGACCGTTCTGGAAG CCCTGGAAGAGAGGCCAGCCGTGATGACTTCGCCACTCTACCTGGAGATCATCATCTATTGCACTGGGGCCTTCCTTATCTCCTGTATGGTGGGCTCCGTCATCATCTACAAGATGAAGAGCGGCACCAAAAAGAGTGACTTCCACAGCCAGATGGCCGTGCACAAGCTGGCCAAGAGCATCCCTCTGCGCAGACAGGTAACAG TGTCAGCAGACTCCAGTGCCTCCATGAACTCTGGGGTTCTCCTGGTTCGGCCTTCACGACTCTCCTCCAGTGGGACCCCTATGTTAGCTGGAGTCTCTGAGTATGAGCTTCCTGAAGACCCCCGCTGGGAGCTGCCTAGAGATAG ACTGGTCTTAGGCAAACCTCTTGGAGAGGGCTGCTTTGGGCAAGTGGTATTGGCAGAGGCCATCGGGCTGGATAAGGACAAACCCAACCGCGTGACCAAAGTGGCTGTGAAGATGTTGAAGT CTGATGCAACAGAGAAGGACCTGTCAGATCTGATCTcagagatggagatgatgaaaatGATCGGGAAACACAAGAATATCATCAATCTGCTGGGGGCGTGCACACAGGACG GGCCTCTTTATGTCATCGTGGAATACGCCTCCAAAGGCAACCTTCGGGAGTATCTGCAGGCCCGGAGGCCTCCTGGGCTGGAATATTGCTACAACCCCAGTCATAACCCCGAGGAACAGCTGTCCTCCAAAGATCTGGTAtcctgtgcctatcaggtggccCGGGGCATGGAGTATCTTGCCTCTAAGAAG TGCATACACCGAGACCTGGCTGCTAGAAATGTCCTGGTGACAGAAGACAACGTAATGAAGATCGCAGACTTTGGCCTAGCCCGAGACATTCACCATATCGACTACTATAAAAAAACCACCAAT GGCCGGCTGCCTGTGAAGTGGATGGCACCTGAGGCATTGTTTGACCGGAtctacacccaccagagtgaCGT GTGGTCTTTTGGGGTACTCTTGTGGGAAATCTTCACTCTGGGCGGCTCCCCATACCCTGGTGTGCCTGTGGAAGAACTTTTCAAGCTGCTGAAGGAAGGTCATCGGATGGACAAGCCCACTAACTGTACCAATGAGCT GTACATGATGATGCGGGATTGCTGGCACGCAGTGCCCTCTCAGAGGCCCACTTTCAAACAGCTGGTGGAAGACCTGGACCGCATTGTGGCCTTGACCTCCAACCAG gAGTATCTGGACCTGTCAATGCCGCTGGACCAGTACTCTCCCAGCTTTCCCGACACACGGAGTTCTACCTGCTCTTCGGGGGAGGACTCTGTCTTCTCTCATGAGCCGTTACCTGAAGAACCCTGTCTGCCCCGACACCCGACCCAGCTTGCCAATGGTGGACTCAAACGGCGCTGA
- the Fgfr1 gene encoding fibroblast growth factor receptor 1 isoform X8: MWSWRCLLFWAVLVTAALCTARPAPTLPEQGLLWGLDEAAHDDNDALPSSEDDDDDDDSSSEEKETDNTKPNRRPVAPYWTSPEKMEKKLHAVPAAKTVKFKCPSSGTPNPTLRWLKNGKEFKPDHRIGGYKVRYATWSIIMDSVVPSDKGNYTCIVENEYGSINHTYQLDVVERSPHRPILQAGLPANKTVALGSNVEFMCKVYSDPQPHIQWLKHIEVNGSKIGPDNLPYVQILKTAGVNTTDKEMEVLHLRNVSFEDAGEYTCLAGNSIGLSHHSAWLTVLEALEERPAVMTSPLYLEIIIYCTGAFLISCMVGSVIIYKMKSGTKKSDFHSQMAVHKLAKSIPLRRQVTVSADSSASMNSGVLLVRPSRLSSSGTPMLAGVSEYELPEDPRWELPRDRLVLGKPLGEGCFGQVVLAEAIGLDKDKPNRVTKVAVKMLKSDATEKDLSDLISEMEMMKMIGKHKNIINLLGACTQDGPLYVIVEYASKGNLREYLQARRPPGLEYCYNPSHNPEEQLSSKDLVSCAYQVARGMEYLASKKCIHRDLAARNVLVTEDNVMKIADFGLARDIHHIDYYKKTTNGRLPVKWMAPEALFDRIYTHQSDVWSFGVLLWEIFTLGGSPYPGVPVEELFKLLKEGHRMDKPTNCTNELYMMMRDCWHAVPSQRPTFKQLVEDLDRIVALTSNQEYLDLSMPLDQYSPSFPDTRSSTCSSGEDSVFSHEPLPEEPCLPRHPTQLANGGLKRR, encoded by the exons ATGCGCTTCCCTCCTCGGAGGATGACGACGACGACGATGACTCCTCctcagaggagaaagaaacagacaacACCAAACCAAACCGTAGGC CTGTAGCTCCATACTGGACATCTccagaaaagatggaaaagaagcTGCATGCGGTGCCAGCTGCCAAGACGGTGAAGTTCAAATGCCCATCCAGCGGAACTCCCAATCCTACTTTGCGTTGGTTGAAAAACGGCAAAGAGTTCAAACCTGACCACCGGATTGGAGGCTATaag GTCCGTTATGCCACCTGGAGCATCATAATGGACTCTGTGGTGCCCTCTGACAAGGGCAACTACACCTGCATCGTGGAGAACGAGTATGGCAGCATCAACCACACCTACCAGCTTGATGTTGTGG AGCGATCCCCTCACCGGCCCATCCTTCAGGCAGGGTTACCTGCCAACAAGACAGTGGCCCTGGGCAGCAACGTGGAGTTCATGTGTAAGGTGTACAGCGACCCACAGCCTcacatccagtggctgaagcaCATCGAGGTGAACGGAAGTAAGATTGGCCCAGACAACCTGCCCTACGTCCAGATTCTGAAG ACTGCTGGAGTTAATACCACCGACAAGGAAATGGAGGTGCTTCATTTACGAAATGTCTCCTTTGAGGATGCGGGGGAGTATACGTGCTTGGCGGGTAACTCTATCGGACTCTCCCATCACTCTGCATGGTTGACCGTTCTGGAAG CCCTGGAAGAGAGGCCAGCCGTGATGACTTCGCCACTCTACCTGGAGATCATCATCTATTGCACTGGGGCCTTCCTTATCTCCTGTATGGTGGGCTCCGTCATCATCTACAAGATGAAGAGCGGCACCAAAAAGAGTGACTTCCACAGCCAGATGGCCGTGCACAAGCTGGCCAAGAGCATCCCTCTGCGCAGACAGGTAACAG TGTCAGCAGACTCCAGTGCCTCCATGAACTCTGGGGTTCTCCTGGTTCGGCCTTCACGACTCTCCTCCAGTGGGACCCCTATGTTAGCTGGAGTCTCTGAGTATGAGCTTCCTGAAGACCCCCGCTGGGAGCTGCCTAGAGATAG ACTGGTCTTAGGCAAACCTCTTGGAGAGGGCTGCTTTGGGCAAGTGGTATTGGCAGAGGCCATCGGGCTGGATAAGGACAAACCCAACCGCGTGACCAAAGTGGCTGTGAAGATGTTGAAGT CTGATGCAACAGAGAAGGACCTGTCAGATCTGATCTcagagatggagatgatgaaaatGATCGGGAAACACAAGAATATCATCAATCTGCTGGGGGCGTGCACACAGGACG GGCCTCTTTATGTCATCGTGGAATACGCCTCCAAAGGCAACCTTCGGGAGTATCTGCAGGCCCGGAGGCCTCCTGGGCTGGAATATTGCTACAACCCCAGTCATAACCCCGAGGAACAGCTGTCCTCCAAAGATCTGGTAtcctgtgcctatcaggtggccCGGGGCATGGAGTATCTTGCCTCTAAGAAG TGCATACACCGAGACCTGGCTGCTAGAAATGTCCTGGTGACAGAAGACAACGTAATGAAGATCGCAGACTTTGGCCTAGCCCGAGACATTCACCATATCGACTACTATAAAAAAACCACCAAT GGCCGGCTGCCTGTGAAGTGGATGGCACCTGAGGCATTGTTTGACCGGAtctacacccaccagagtgaCGT GTGGTCTTTTGGGGTACTCTTGTGGGAAATCTTCACTCTGGGCGGCTCCCCATACCCTGGTGTGCCTGTGGAAGAACTTTTCAAGCTGCTGAAGGAAGGTCATCGGATGGACAAGCCCACTAACTGTACCAATGAGCT GTACATGATGATGCGGGATTGCTGGCACGCAGTGCCCTCTCAGAGGCCCACTTTCAAACAGCTGGTGGAAGACCTGGACCGCATTGTGGCCTTGACCTCCAACCAG gAGTATCTGGACCTGTCAATGCCGCTGGACCAGTACTCTCCCAGCTTTCCCGACACACGGAGTTCTACCTGCTCTTCGGGGGAGGACTCTGTCTTCTCTCATGAGCCGTTACCTGAAGAACCCTGTCTGCCCCGACACCCGACCCAGCTTGCCAATGGTGGACTCAAACGGCGCTGA
- the Fgfr1 gene encoding fibroblast growth factor receptor 1 isoform X7 gives MWSWRCLLFWAVLVTAALCTARPAPTLPEQAQPWGAPVEVESLLVHPGDLLQLRCRLRDDVQSINWLRDGVQLAESNRTRITGEEVEVRDSTPADSGLYACVTSSPSGSDTTYFSVNVSDALPSSEDDDDDDDSSSEEKETDNTKPNPVAPYWTSPEKMEKKLHAVPAAKTVKFKCPSSGTPNPTLRWLKNGKEFKPDHRIGGYKVRYATWSIIMDSVVPSDKGNYTCIVENEYGSINHTYQLDVVERSPHRPILQAGLPANKTVALGSNVEFMCKVYSDPQPHIQWLKHIEVNGSKIGPDNLPYVQILKTAGVNTTDKEMEVLHLRNVSFEDAGEYTCLAGNSIGLSHHSAWLTVLEALEERPAVMTSPLYLEIIIYCTGAFLISCMVGSVIIYKMKSGTKKSDFHSQMAVHKLAKSIPLRRQVSADSSASMNSGVLLVRPSRLSSSGTPMLAGVSEYELPEDPRWELPRDRLVLGKPLGEGCFGQVVLAEAIGLDKDKPNRVTKVAVKMLKSDATEKDLSDLISEMEMMKMIGKHKNIINLLGACTQDGPLYVIVEYASKGNLREYLQARRPPGLEYCYNPSHNPEEQLSSKDLVSCAYQVARGMEYLASKKCIHRDLAARNVLVTEDNVMKIADFGLARDIHHIDYYKKTTNGRLPVKWMAPEALFDRIYTHQSDVWSFGVLLWEIFTLGGSPYPGVPVEELFKLLKEGHRMDKPTNCTNELYMMMRDCWHAVPSQRPTFKQLVEDLDRIVALTSNQEYLDLSMPLDQYSPSFPDTRSSTCSSGEDSVFSHEPLPEEPCLPRHPTQLANGGLKRR, from the exons CTCAGCCCTGGGGAGCCCCAGTGGAAGTGGAGTCTCTCCTGGTCCACCCTGGTGACCTGCTACAGCTTCGCTGCCGGCTGCGAGATGATGTGCAGAGCATCAACTGGCTGCGGGACGGGGTGCAGCTGGCGGAGAGCAACCGTACCCGCATCacgggggaggaggtggaggtgcgGGATTCCACCCCCGCTGACTCTGGCCTCTACGCTTGCGTGACCAGCAGCCCCTCTGGCAGCGACACCACCTACTTCTCCGTCAATGTCTCAG ATGCGCTTCCCTCCTCGGAGGATGACGACGACGACGATGACTCCTCctcagaggagaaagaaacagacaacACCAAACCAAACC CTGTAGCTCCATACTGGACATCTccagaaaagatggaaaagaagcTGCATGCGGTGCCAGCTGCCAAGACGGTGAAGTTCAAATGCCCATCCAGCGGAACTCCCAATCCTACTTTGCGTTGGTTGAAAAACGGCAAAGAGTTCAAACCTGACCACCGGATTGGAGGCTATaag GTCCGTTATGCCACCTGGAGCATCATAATGGACTCTGTGGTGCCCTCTGACAAGGGCAACTACACCTGCATCGTGGAGAACGAGTATGGCAGCATCAACCACACCTACCAGCTTGATGTTGTGG AGCGATCCCCTCACCGGCCCATCCTTCAGGCAGGGTTACCTGCCAACAAGACAGTGGCCCTGGGCAGCAACGTGGAGTTCATGTGTAAGGTGTACAGCGACCCACAGCCTcacatccagtggctgaagcaCATCGAGGTGAACGGAAGTAAGATTGGCCCAGACAACCTGCCCTACGTCCAGATTCTGAAG ACTGCTGGAGTTAATACCACCGACAAGGAAATGGAGGTGCTTCATTTACGAAATGTCTCCTTTGAGGATGCGGGGGAGTATACGTGCTTGGCGGGTAACTCTATCGGACTCTCCCATCACTCTGCATGGTTGACCGTTCTGGAAG CCCTGGAAGAGAGGCCAGCCGTGATGACTTCGCCACTCTACCTGGAGATCATCATCTATTGCACTGGGGCCTTCCTTATCTCCTGTATGGTGGGCTCCGTCATCATCTACAAGATGAAGAGCGGCACCAAAAAGAGTGACTTCCACAGCCAGATGGCCGTGCACAAGCTGGCCAAGAGCATCCCTCTGCGCAGACAG GTGTCAGCAGACTCCAGTGCCTCCATGAACTCTGGGGTTCTCCTGGTTCGGCCTTCACGACTCTCCTCCAGTGGGACCCCTATGTTAGCTGGAGTCTCTGAGTATGAGCTTCCTGAAGACCCCCGCTGGGAGCTGCCTAGAGATAG ACTGGTCTTAGGCAAACCTCTTGGAGAGGGCTGCTTTGGGCAAGTGGTATTGGCAGAGGCCATCGGGCTGGATAAGGACAAACCCAACCGCGTGACCAAAGTGGCTGTGAAGATGTTGAAGT CTGATGCAACAGAGAAGGACCTGTCAGATCTGATCTcagagatggagatgatgaaaatGATCGGGAAACACAAGAATATCATCAATCTGCTGGGGGCGTGCACACAGGACG GGCCTCTTTATGTCATCGTGGAATACGCCTCCAAAGGCAACCTTCGGGAGTATCTGCAGGCCCGGAGGCCTCCTGGGCTGGAATATTGCTACAACCCCAGTCATAACCCCGAGGAACAGCTGTCCTCCAAAGATCTGGTAtcctgtgcctatcaggtggccCGGGGCATGGAGTATCTTGCCTCTAAGAAG TGCATACACCGAGACCTGGCTGCTAGAAATGTCCTGGTGACAGAAGACAACGTAATGAAGATCGCAGACTTTGGCCTAGCCCGAGACATTCACCATATCGACTACTATAAAAAAACCACCAAT GGCCGGCTGCCTGTGAAGTGGATGGCACCTGAGGCATTGTTTGACCGGAtctacacccaccagagtgaCGT GTGGTCTTTTGGGGTACTCTTGTGGGAAATCTTCACTCTGGGCGGCTCCCCATACCCTGGTGTGCCTGTGGAAGAACTTTTCAAGCTGCTGAAGGAAGGTCATCGGATGGACAAGCCCACTAACTGTACCAATGAGCT GTACATGATGATGCGGGATTGCTGGCACGCAGTGCCCTCTCAGAGGCCCACTTTCAAACAGCTGGTGGAAGACCTGGACCGCATTGTGGCCTTGACCTCCAACCAG gAGTATCTGGACCTGTCAATGCCGCTGGACCAGTACTCTCCCAGCTTTCCCGACACACGGAGTTCTACCTGCTCTTCGGGGGAGGACTCTGTCTTCTCTCATGAGCCGTTACCTGAAGAACCCTGTCTGCCCCGACACCCGACCCAGCTTGCCAATGGTGGACTCAAACGGCGCTGA
- the Fgfr1 gene encoding fibroblast growth factor receptor 1 isoform X5, with product MWSWRCLLFWAVLVTAALCTARPAPTLPEQAQPWGAPVEVESLLVHPGDLLQLRCRLRDDVQSINWLRDGVQLAESNRTRITGEEVEVRDSTPADSGLYACVTSSPSGSDTTYFSVNVSDALPSSEDDDDDDDSSSEEKETDNTKPNRRPVAPYWTSPEKMEKKLHAVPAAKTVKFKCPSSGTPNPTLRWLKNGKEFKPDHRIGGYKVRYATWSIIMDSVVPSDKGNYTCIVENEYGSINHTYQLDVVERSPHRPILQAGLPANKTVALGSNVEFMCKVYSDPQPHIQWLKHIEVNGSKIGPDNLPYVQILKTAGVNTTDKEMEVLHLRNVSFEDAGEYTCLAGNSIGLSHHSAWLTVLEALEERPAVMTSPLYLEIIIYCTGAFLISCMVGSVIIYKMKSGTKKSDFHSQMAVHKLAKSIPLRRQVSADSSASMNSGVLLVRPSRLSSSGTPMLAGVSEYELPEDPRWELPRDRLVLGKPLGEGCFGQVVLAEAIGLDKDKPNRVTKVAVKMLKSDATEKDLSDLISEMEMMKMIGKHKNIINLLGACTQDGPLYVIVEYASKGNLREYLQARRPPGLEYCYNPSHNPEEQLSSKDLVSCAYQVARGMEYLASKKCIHRDLAARNVLVTEDNVMKIADFGLARDIHHIDYYKKTTNGRLPVKWMAPEALFDRIYTHQSDVWSFGVLLWEIFTLGGSPYPGVPVEELFKLLKEGHRMDKPTNCTNELYMMMRDCWHAVPSQRPTFKQLVEDLDRIVALTSNQEYLDLSMPLDQYSPSFPDTRSSTCSSGEDSVFSHEPLPEEPCLPRHPTQLANGGLKRR from the exons CTCAGCCCTGGGGAGCCCCAGTGGAAGTGGAGTCTCTCCTGGTCCACCCTGGTGACCTGCTACAGCTTCGCTGCCGGCTGCGAGATGATGTGCAGAGCATCAACTGGCTGCGGGACGGGGTGCAGCTGGCGGAGAGCAACCGTACCCGCATCacgggggaggaggtggaggtgcgGGATTCCACCCCCGCTGACTCTGGCCTCTACGCTTGCGTGACCAGCAGCCCCTCTGGCAGCGACACCACCTACTTCTCCGTCAATGTCTCAG ATGCGCTTCCCTCCTCGGAGGATGACGACGACGACGATGACTCCTCctcagaggagaaagaaacagacaacACCAAACCAAACCGTAGGC CTGTAGCTCCATACTGGACATCTccagaaaagatggaaaagaagcTGCATGCGGTGCCAGCTGCCAAGACGGTGAAGTTCAAATGCCCATCCAGCGGAACTCCCAATCCTACTTTGCGTTGGTTGAAAAACGGCAAAGAGTTCAAACCTGACCACCGGATTGGAGGCTATaag GTCCGTTATGCCACCTGGAGCATCATAATGGACTCTGTGGTGCCCTCTGACAAGGGCAACTACACCTGCATCGTGGAGAACGAGTATGGCAGCATCAACCACACCTACCAGCTTGATGTTGTGG AGCGATCCCCTCACCGGCCCATCCTTCAGGCAGGGTTACCTGCCAACAAGACAGTGGCCCTGGGCAGCAACGTGGAGTTCATGTGTAAGGTGTACAGCGACCCACAGCCTcacatccagtggctgaagcaCATCGAGGTGAACGGAAGTAAGATTGGCCCAGACAACCTGCCCTACGTCCAGATTCTGAAG ACTGCTGGAGTTAATACCACCGACAAGGAAATGGAGGTGCTTCATTTACGAAATGTCTCCTTTGAGGATGCGGGGGAGTATACGTGCTTGGCGGGTAACTCTATCGGACTCTCCCATCACTCTGCATGGTTGACCGTTCTGGAAG CCCTGGAAGAGAGGCCAGCCGTGATGACTTCGCCACTCTACCTGGAGATCATCATCTATTGCACTGGGGCCTTCCTTATCTCCTGTATGGTGGGCTCCGTCATCATCTACAAGATGAAGAGCGGCACCAAAAAGAGTGACTTCCACAGCCAGATGGCCGTGCACAAGCTGGCCAAGAGCATCCCTCTGCGCAGACAG GTGTCAGCAGACTCCAGTGCCTCCATGAACTCTGGGGTTCTCCTGGTTCGGCCTTCACGACTCTCCTCCAGTGGGACCCCTATGTTAGCTGGAGTCTCTGAGTATGAGCTTCCTGAAGACCCCCGCTGGGAGCTGCCTAGAGATAG ACTGGTCTTAGGCAAACCTCTTGGAGAGGGCTGCTTTGGGCAAGTGGTATTGGCAGAGGCCATCGGGCTGGATAAGGACAAACCCAACCGCGTGACCAAAGTGGCTGTGAAGATGTTGAAGT CTGATGCAACAGAGAAGGACCTGTCAGATCTGATCTcagagatggagatgatgaaaatGATCGGGAAACACAAGAATATCATCAATCTGCTGGGGGCGTGCACACAGGACG GGCCTCTTTATGTCATCGTGGAATACGCCTCCAAAGGCAACCTTCGGGAGTATCTGCAGGCCCGGAGGCCTCCTGGGCTGGAATATTGCTACAACCCCAGTCATAACCCCGAGGAACAGCTGTCCTCCAAAGATCTGGTAtcctgtgcctatcaggtggccCGGGGCATGGAGTATCTTGCCTCTAAGAAG TGCATACACCGAGACCTGGCTGCTAGAAATGTCCTGGTGACAGAAGACAACGTAATGAAGATCGCAGACTTTGGCCTAGCCCGAGACATTCACCATATCGACTACTATAAAAAAACCACCAAT GGCCGGCTGCCTGTGAAGTGGATGGCACCTGAGGCATTGTTTGACCGGAtctacacccaccagagtgaCGT GTGGTCTTTTGGGGTACTCTTGTGGGAAATCTTCACTCTGGGCGGCTCCCCATACCCTGGTGTGCCTGTGGAAGAACTTTTCAAGCTGCTGAAGGAAGGTCATCGGATGGACAAGCCCACTAACTGTACCAATGAGCT GTACATGATGATGCGGGATTGCTGGCACGCAGTGCCCTCTCAGAGGCCCACTTTCAAACAGCTGGTGGAAGACCTGGACCGCATTGTGGCCTTGACCTCCAACCAG gAGTATCTGGACCTGTCAATGCCGCTGGACCAGTACTCTCCCAGCTTTCCCGACACACGGAGTTCTACCTGCTCTTCGGGGGAGGACTCTGTCTTCTCTCATGAGCCGTTACCTGAAGAACCCTGTCTGCCCCGACACCCGACCCAGCTTGCCAATGGTGGACTCAAACGGCGCTGA